The following nucleotide sequence is from Pungitius pungitius chromosome 6, fPunPun2.1, whole genome shotgun sequence.
tgATTAAACAATAACTAAGTTTAGCAATAGCGGTTTCAACTTATATGCATTTAAGTTATACTTTGTTCCTCCATGTCAGTAGCAAAATTGAGATAAAGGAAGACGTCAAATTAGTCTTCGCGAAAGCGCATTCAAAATGACGTGCACATGTCATTTTTGCTTTGCTTCCCCAAGTTTGCAGTCTcgtgtcctttttcttttgtcttattCATAATTAAAACTGGGAAGCCTCcggttttaatttgaaaacacacagcGGTGCTTGCAGCCTCTTGCTGGAGGCGAGCATGCGGCTCTGGGACCCAGGTGGAGGTTGGTCCGTCTGTCTCGTCTCAAGTCTGATACTCGAAGCTCTGGTCaaaatgtcattcatttttcacTACTGCCATCTGCCacgtctcacccagctgaactcCTGCACACTCTGGCGGGCTTTTGGGTCTTCACCATCCTTCTGTTCGTTTTGACACTGCCTTAAGGCTGTTCATGCTTTAAAGCAAGGGATTAACACGTTTACATActtttttacattctttttttctgtgcataTTAATCAAATGAAGTACAACTCTATTAATGAGATTGGGAAACAGCCTTTTTACCCTAAATGATTTCTTaattatgtgtcaattgatctaTTTGCGCTATGGTACAGTTTGTATTAAATTTCTTGTCCAGCATATTTAATCACTGTTTCCAACAGTGTTCCAATGGCCAAACAATATCTCTCATACCTCAATCTTTTTTATAAGCAAAGACAAAAGCATTGAGGTAATCTTAGCAATCACGTTTAGCTCTTTCTGACAGTTTAACTGAGAAAAATCAGCAGCAGATTACATTTGCTTTAGCATTGATATTAAGATTTCTTCAGGTAATTTGACAGGATGAAATTAAAATTGCTACCTTTTTGATTGGAGgggtggtaggggggggggggggggggatttcatcTTATAACAATTCCGACTCCATTTTAGCATCCCTAGAGAGGCAAAATGCTCCCAATCCCTGTACCAGCACATCCTTTGACAGCAAAACAAGCACACCTCTGTAAGACCAATCGTGAGAGGAGTCCAAGCGTGGCAATCATCACGgactgtgatgtcacagggaATTTCAGGAGTCGGCGACGTGAAGGATTTGGTAGAATTTGGACACCTTTCTCCAAACATCTCTATACTCTCTTGCAGACAAGGAGCAAACAAAGAGTCTTGTTGAGGAGGGAGACACTGAAGTGGCTTTGTtggtagaaaaagaaaagggtttaTGTAAAAAGTAGAACATTTAGCACAAAAGAAAAGCGCGTCCTAGAGGCTACTAATGACAAATGTGTTCTGCTGTTCGTTCGTGCTAATAACACCAAATATACTGCGCTATTAATGTGACAATGATGTATTGCGGTTTGAGAATGTTACATTTTCTCCTGTGGTTGTTTCTGTCCAATTTAACTTATTTGTCAGAGCACCAAGCTGTAGGCGAGGAGATGTATCTGTATGTATAATTCAATAACGTTGCATTTGTTCTGCGGCACTATCGAAAACTGCTCTACAATCGGATCATGAAACACATCGCctcataaatacatttgttttgtgtgctaGCGCTTCGGAGAACCTCTGCGCACAGCAAGGCTCTACATGTAGTGGTGATTTCCCCATAAAACGATGCTTCCGCTGGGGCGATGGCGACTGAATCGCTGAAGTTTTCCATGTAGCTCAAGATTGGGATGTACTCGTATTCCACTCGTGTCAACATCTTATCTGGGGGCTGTCGAGATGGTTTTTCAAATAGCCACACCTTGCTGAATTAGCCAATGAGCGACGATGATTCTGTCAGTTTAATAAAGTTAAAAACTACAGCAGCCTCTTTAAACCATCCAATCATATCTCTGGCTGAGGTCCCTTATGTCAAGAATAAAAATCATTGGAGTTTTAACGATTTTCTTCTGCTCTCCATCTTCAACACTTGGACAGAAGTGTATGCAGTCAATGTAGCTTGGTTTATTTTAAACATCCCAGGGTCGACATGTTAAgatagtgtgagtgtgtgtgtgtgtactcaatATTGCAATGAAATGTCAACTTTTGGCATTGAGGTCCCAAATGAAGACTAACACTCTGACTACTTTATAAAACTCTCGCGAGATCTGCCAATATTCTGTGTTTAATTCAACCCTGTAGGTATGTATTTATCCAACTTGCCACCGGCGAGGCTGATGCTCAATGAGTTCAGAAGGTGAGTCGGTTCTTTTATCAATTCCCTTCTCTCTTAAAGTGGTTGTTTCAATCTTTGaggatattctttttttcaaattctaaTGCAACTCTTTAAAGTCAGCACAGCtttgacatttattatttataaataaacaaagtaaaccTCCGACCCACAGCCTGCCGCGTAGGGCACCCTTGCTGCTAGAACAGGTGGATTCAATCTTCAACAGTATTTGTTTTCCAGGTGTGctcatcgctctctctcttgctctctctctctctctctttctttaatCCGTTAATATTTCTGATCTTGGGCCAGACAGAAACAACTGTTACCCCGAGCCACTTAGAATAACAAGCCGCTTCAGTGGGCCTGCAGGGCCGAAACCATGGCTCCCCGAGCATGAAACACGCTTGGCATGCAAGTTGTTGTGATTTTGACTGGTGAACATATTGGTCCCATACTGTAGGGTTACGGTAAAGGATGCCAAGAAGGACCCTTGTAGGATTTGAAACCTGGGCAAGcgccaaaattaaaaaaaacactctgaatTGAGTAACTTCAGCTCAAAACTCGCACTGGTGCAGAGGAAGCTGAAATCGGAGGCGTTGTTGTGATGGTGAAACTATTATCCGTTTTTTCGCTGTTGTTACTCAAAGGCAGCCAGGAATTTAGTTTTCCATACCAACCCAAACAATGCTACCCAGTCGCTGGGAGAGACTCAATAATCAATTACTTTCATATGAATTCTTGAAGGAAGAATTTAAAAAGCTCtaataaaattaaacattttggaGCAAATAATTTGTTCAAAAAATCCtaaataaggtacgagaggctgtattTTATcctccaataatgtaacagttcaggggtgtagttaggcccgacgtcacagttacattattgaagataaagtactgcctcaagtaccttgtcAACCttgtaaaatgtcaactaacggtcgtgCAAAATCTACCGCGTTACTTTGAGTTCGCATTGACATAGAACgctggggtcaatgtgaacagcaactgtacattatcacagaataatgcaccccctgtgactcactctcaaccaatcagaacgctggatttcatcattttattataattatcattACAATTTTATTGATGTTCGTACCTTATCGATTCTGCTTCTCACTTCTGTTCCTTATTGATACTCGCgtttgaagaacaaaaaacataCTGCGAGAGAAAAAGACAATTGATAAAAACAATCGATACTGCTTTATTATTCTTGTATGTATACAAATAGTCCTTCTTGAGCAGCAATAAAACAACTTCCAAACGatttaaagtacatttactAGCTACCAATTAGCTTAGCGATTATCTTTAATTTACGAGACTATTCTACGGGAACGTTACCCCCACAGGACCAGGATGGAGGGCTGCTCGCCAAACCATTTCGGCTGAAAGGTGTTCTGCTTGTTTAGCCAAATGATGTGCTAAATTACTTGTGAGGCTTTTATCGTATTCACACGTTGGATTCTTTTTTGACAGTTAGCTAGATTTCTAGTCTGTGTTTAACTGTACTTTTCTGCGAGCTGGGCACAGCTGtgtgatatttattttcaaccTACAGAAACATGACGTGCTGTAGTTCACCATCTCTTCGCCCCATCTCCATCAAGCAAGCAGGTCAGCAATGTTAGATCTACACAAAAGACTTCATACAGTAAAGATAATGAGTGAATGGGTTTAGCTTGTCGTTTGGCCCCTTCGTCACTTCGTCAAGGACGCCgttgttttgtctctctcacacTAAAGAACTAGATACACTAGATGTAGGGAAATAGGGGATAGAGACGGATGACATGAGGCCACTGTCTGTTTAACTATGTATGTGCTGTCATTTTGTACAGTGGTTGTGCTTCTGTATGAATTGTTTTTGCTTCCAACAGAGGAATAAATTCAAAGGCAGAGAATATGCATGAAACAAGACACAGCATCAAAAAGACTGTCGGGCCTCTGAACATGCAACTAGAAATGTTCTACCACTGGCAGAGAAGGGGGAAAGAAGTGGAAAGTCTACGGACTTGTGGAAGGGGGGGAGAAAATACACAAAGTTTATATCTATTCACACAAGTCCTATTAGGGAGCTATATCCCAAACAACAGAatcagcagaggagacagtAGCATGTGAAGGTGAGGGCAGCCTGCCAGGTGGTCTGCACGCCCTCTTAGAGACTCCTGGTTGATGGCTTCCTGGTTGGACGAGCCGCGGGGGGAGACCGAGGCCCCCGCGTGATCGTCGCGGTTGGAGCACATGTCGTACAGGTTCCCGGAGAACTGCATCTTCTTGGATTCCTGTCGGAGGGATTCCCAGACGGCCGCCGCTTCGTCCGGGCAGCCGGCCATTGCCACGTTGGCGCAGTCATGGAACGCATCCCACGACCTGAAGACGAGAGGGAGGATTCAGATGCAACTTGGGACACATGAAAACAATGGAAGCCATCGTGGAAACCGATAAACAAATGAGTAAAAAGGCAATGGGGGGTCAAAACTGTTTccacacaagggaggtgcaggtgattgaacacagctGGAAAACGATCaggcacagcagacaatcacaggggaggacaggacaaggcaggaagtgaagttacccaggaacacaagagacataaaactacaaaataaaacaagacaagaccccaaaccgtgacaatatgaatgaatatgaatacCTTATCTGGTGAATACTCCCGTTGTTTCACTAACAATGATCTAAACTATTAAAATAGCTAAAGATGTGACAACAATGAAACACAAGGCCTTTTACTGAGTAAATCTAATTCATCTATTTATTTCtcctttcacttctctctgcagTTGCCATGAGACCATCTGCGCTTCTTCACTACTCTGAGAGCAAAGGTTGCAATTTGAGTTAAACTATGTGGGGGGCATGATAGAACATAACAGAACAGAAATTGTTATATCAAGTCTTTTGAAACACTCTCCTTGACTTGAAAAGTGCAATAACTGGGAAAacagtaaaagagaaaaagatgatGAAAGAGAAAGACGGAATCAAAAACATAAAACGTCATTCCAATAACCTCGAAGCTGAGTATATCTGACTGTAATTGGCTGCTAATTCTTCCACTCATCGCCAATGTGTTGGCTAAGTTGTCTCTGAGGAAATACAGAGTGTTAAGtagaagagaaaaggagggcCCTTGGGAAAAGCAAAAGCAGATGGTTCTGTTCAAAATGAGCCTAACACAAAACACCTGAAGCAACATGAAAACTATTAAAGTCTTTATGATTGATATAAACACGGCTCTTTTGAAACAGACGCGCCCTGCGTATGTCATCCAGATGCCAGATTCCAACACGCCCTCGCTCCACACTCCACAAATAGCGACGCTTGGTCAGTGGCTCCAACTATGATGCTTTGTCTGTTGGTTCTGTGTTGCATCAAGACagagtcttttcaaaataaaatttggTGTCAAAAATGTACATGCGTCCGGGAGCCATGCAATTTAGGTAGAATTCAGTTCCGTTGTTGGTACACGTAAGTAAGTTACTTGGTTTCACACAGAACAAGAAAAGAACGGTTAAAAGTTGCTTTGACCCCACCTGACCGCTCACCCTAAGCAGACTCTCTCGCTCTTCATAACAACGCCAGCTGCTCTGGCCGTCTAATTGTCCAAAGGCCACTGACTGAGCGTCAGTATTTCAGGAAGCGGGACAAGGAAGAGTATGACAGTATAAGGAGACAGACATCCAATCCTTCTGAAATGAAGGCGCCTCATGTGTTTACTTCTCTGTAGTTCAGTTCGTACGCTGTTTTTCACAGATTTGTTTGTACCGCGCCGACAGCTTTGGCAGTCAAGACAAGTACTGATGACagccgcctgtgtgtgtgtcacatatgGTGCGCTCACACAATGTCAAAAggatggaaaaacaacaacaaaaaggtccaCCTCAATTGCAGCTAATCACACCCTTTCAACTAATATCAAACTTTTCATCAAAGTTCAGGTTTAATGGCTCCTAATTTTTTGTTGATGGAAAGTGGGCAGGTAAGcgtgggtacacacacacacacacacacacaccaaaggtAAGTTACACGAGAGAAGACCGGCAGTCTGCGAAAGGAGCAGTTAATCAGTTTTGATTCATCACTATAGCCGGAGAAGGATTGATCGCCACAATTTAATGCAGACAAATAGGATTAATCACCGTGGGATTGTTGCAGTCCTGTGTTTTGACGCCCGAAGGCTTCATTGCTAATCTCGCAAAGTGGTTAACGCCTAAACCCCAACTCCAGATCACAACACTTACAGCAAGTAAGATGGCTTTCTGAGGGCATTTTCTCCTTATTTTCAGGTCAGAAATgcaagcatacacacacatgctatcACGTACTGTGCATAAATAGAATTTCTCTAGGCCTACGTATTCAGTAAACTTTATGGCTGTGTCGACACAACATTCGCATGCAGGTTCAAAAAATGATCAGACGCCACCACCACTGCAGGCCGGGCCTCCCTTCATGattctgcatgtgtgcgtgcatgtgcgatTGGCCTGTGTCAAGGGCTTAAACACCTCAGTGGTCCACCCTCCGACTGCTGGAGAGGACTCTGCTTAACTGCTGCAGTGGGAGGAGCAGGTGATGGAGAGAAAGGGGCATCTGgcacctgagtgtgtgtgtgtgtgtgtgtgcgtgtccgtggGAGATAGAGTAAGGGTGAAAAAAATTGAAAGGGATGTCGTCGTGTGCAGCGGTGGAGggtttcctctgtgtgtgtttgtgtgtgtgtgtttgtgtgtctctgctcaAGT
It contains:
- the nrn1la gene encoding neuritin 1-like a; this translates as MASLVIRAWLLLLPVALLLMLSPGLVAASSPRRCHSIYKGFAQCLMALGDSLADNARKDEDTHEIHSICRSWDAFHDCANVAMAGCPDEAAAVWESLRQESKKMQFSGNLYDMCSNRDDHAGASVSPRGSSNQEAINQESLRGRADHLAGCPHLHMLLSPLLILLFGI